A single window of Mycobacterium sp. ITM-2016-00318 DNA harbors:
- a CDS encoding cupin domain-containing protein, protein MNKVSLTALAREHLETARAASSGRSSHTVYGGHEHSLRQTLIALRGGSGLDDHESPGEATLQVLQGRVRVTNADANWEGSPGDHIVIPASRHGLQALEDAVVLLTVVKPVGPHV, encoded by the coding sequence ATGAACAAGGTTTCTCTCACCGCGCTTGCGCGTGAGCATCTCGAAACGGCACGTGCGGCCAGCAGCGGTCGCAGCTCACACACCGTCTACGGCGGCCACGAGCATTCGTTGCGCCAGACTCTGATCGCGCTGAGGGGTGGCAGCGGTCTCGACGACCACGAGAGCCCGGGCGAGGCGACGCTGCAGGTCCTGCAGGGGCGGGTCCGGGTCACCAATGCGGACGCGAATTGGGAGGGCTCGCCGGGGGATCACATCGTCATACCGGCGTCGCGGCATGGACTGCAGGCGCTCGAGGACGCCGTTGTGCTACTGACCGTCGTGAAACCTGTTGGGCCGCACGTCTAA
- a CDS encoding VOC family protein: MPVLSVADVTAASYAFREVLGLCEVMNLGWIATFADDDRRHQVSLMTRDATAPVNPNVSIEVDDVDAAYRAAVDAGLTIVHPLSDEDWGVRRFFFADPAGNVVNVLSHRR, encoded by the coding sequence ATGCCGGTTCTCAGCGTCGCCGACGTCACTGCGGCCTCGTACGCATTCCGTGAGGTGCTGGGGCTATGCGAGGTGATGAACCTCGGCTGGATCGCCACATTCGCCGACGACGATCGCCGCCACCAGGTGAGCTTGATGACAAGGGATGCGACGGCGCCGGTCAACCCGAACGTCTCGATCGAGGTCGACGACGTCGATGCCGCCTACCGCGCCGCGGTCGACGCCGGACTGACGATCGTGCATCCGCTCAGCGACGAGGACTGGGGTGTTCGGCGCTTTTTCTTCGCGGATCCAGCAGGCAACGTCGTCAACGTACTGAGTCATCGACGTTGA